In the Bradyrhizobium guangzhouense genome, one interval contains:
- a CDS encoding enoyl-CoA hydratase/isomerase family protein, protein MTDTAGVITEKRGQAFWITINRPEKRNALNGDVIAGITKGYRDAHDDKDVRVIVLTGAGDKAFCAGADLQNSGAAFAMDHSRPNVDYADLLRLSQNATKPAIARVGGVCMAGGMGLLCMTDMAVAADHVIFGLPEVKVGVFPMQVLSLLQEIAPRRLVNEWALTGEPFDAKAAKDAGLLNYVVPTAELDAKVDWLIGRIVDKSPTAIRRGKYAMRAIASMSFDESIAYTESQIALLAMTEDAKEGLKAFSEKRKPSWPGK, encoded by the coding sequence ATGACCGACACCGCAGGCGTCATCACCGAGAAGCGCGGGCAGGCGTTCTGGATCACCATCAACCGGCCGGAGAAGCGCAACGCGCTGAACGGCGATGTGATCGCCGGCATCACCAAGGGCTATCGCGATGCGCACGACGATAAGGACGTTCGCGTCATCGTGCTGACCGGCGCCGGCGACAAGGCGTTCTGCGCGGGTGCGGACTTGCAGAATTCCGGTGCGGCCTTCGCGATGGATCATTCCCGGCCGAATGTCGACTATGCCGATCTCTTGCGCCTGTCGCAGAACGCGACCAAGCCCGCGATCGCGCGCGTCGGCGGCGTCTGCATGGCGGGCGGCATGGGCCTCTTGTGCATGACCGACATGGCGGTTGCGGCCGACCATGTCATCTTCGGCCTGCCGGAGGTGAAGGTCGGGGTGTTTCCGATGCAGGTGCTGAGCCTGTTGCAGGAGATCGCACCGCGACGCCTCGTCAACGAATGGGCGCTGACCGGCGAGCCATTCGACGCGAAAGCCGCGAAGGACGCTGGCTTGCTCAATTACGTCGTGCCCACGGCCGAGCTCGACGCCAAGGTCGACTGGCTGATCGGCCGCATCGTCGACAAATCTCCGACCGCGATTCGACGCGGCAAATACGCCATGCGCGCCATCGCGTCGATGTCGTTCGACGAGAGCATCGCCTACACCGAAAGCCAGATCGCACTGCTGGCGATGACCGAAGACGCCAAGGAGGGGCTGAAGGCGTTCAGCGAGAAGCGCAAGCCGTCATGGCCGGGGAAGTAA
- a CDS encoding transposase, with protein MVDVREINTETDVELLHWRLLASHKVTGVEDAWRIVQWYKQRWIIEQFFRVLKTQGLKLEDSQVATADRLLKLVAIAAKAAVITMQLLQARVGGQQLYHVAFNDGEIGALAALNKQLEAKSKRLKNPHPPDSLAWAAWIIGRPGAGMATHRPSRRARSPSKTASNTSRPSQRDGDSEMRACPRAFAGTTASNYFPGHDGLRFSLNAFSPSLASSVIASSAIWLSV; from the coding sequence GTGGTCGATGTGCGCGAGATCAATACTGAGACCGACGTAGAGCTGCTGCACTGGCGTCTTCTCGCATCTCACAAGGTCACCGGCGTCGAGGACGCCTGGCGTATCGTCCAATGGTACAAGCAGCGCTGGATCATCGAGCAGTTCTTCCGCGTCCTCAAGACGCAAGGTCTCAAGCTCGAAGACAGCCAGGTCGCAACCGCCGATCGGCTTCTCAAGTTGGTCGCTATCGCCGCGAAGGCAGCTGTCATCACCATGCAGCTTCTCCAAGCGCGCGTCGGCGGTCAGCAGCTCTATCACGTTGCCTTCAACGACGGCGAAATCGGCGCGCTTGCTGCTCTCAACAAGCAACTCGAAGCCAAGAGCAAGCGACTAAAGAACCCGCATCCGCCCGACAGCCTCGCATGGGCCGCCTGGATCATCGGACGTCCGGGGGCTGGGATGGCTACCCATCGTCCAAGCCGCCGGGCCCGATCGCCTTCAAAAACGGCCTCGAATACTTCCAGGCCGTCGCAGCGGGATGGAGACTCAGAGATGCGTGCATGCCCTAGGGCGTTCGCCGGGACGACGGCTAGTAATTACTTCCCCGGCCATGACGGCTTGCGCTTCTCGCTGAACGCCTTCAGCCCCTCCTTGGCGTCTTCGGTCATCGCCAGCAGTGCGATCTGGCTTTCGGTGTAG
- a CDS encoding molybdopterin oxidoreductase family protein has product MNQHAKIEIRHSTCPHDCPSACALDVEVVEGRSIGRVRGSKKQTYTAGVVCAKVARYAERIHHPERVMYPMRRTGPKGSGQFARISWDEALDEIADRFNQAERAFGAESVWPYYYAGTMGLVMRDGLNRLTHVKKYSRFYQTICANVGRIGFAIGTGKIAGVDPREMALSDLVVIWGTNPVNTQVNVMTHAARARKERGARIAAVDIYDNETMKQADIKILLRPGTDGAFACGVMHVLFRDGYADRAYLDKYTDCPAELEAHLKTRNPEWASAICGVPVAEIEAFAKAVGETKRTFFRLGYGFTRSRNGATQMHAANCIPAVTGAWQYEGGGAFFNNYALWHFNESVIEGHDALDKTVRALDQSQVGRILTGDPEALLGKGPVKAMLIQNTNPMTVAPEQALVRKGFAREDLFVAVHEQFMTETAEMADIVLPATMFMEHDDLYYGGGHQHISVGPKLIDPPGECRSNHEVLQALAPRLGAKHPGFEMTPRELIDTTLKLSDHGDIAGLEADLWRDLQPDFRTSHYLDGFAHPDKKFHFKADWAHPPFGQTMGDSDKMPSLPDHWAVIEHSDQTHPFRLATSPSRSFLNTTFNETPSSQAREGKASVMIHPLDAAALDIADGDAVTLGNTRGETTLIATLFEGVRRGVLIAESVHPNKDHIGGRGINVLTGADTIAPIGGAAFHDNKVWIRKAVAA; this is encoded by the coding sequence ATGAACCAGCACGCAAAGATCGAGATCCGCCACTCCACCTGTCCGCATGATTGCCCGTCGGCCTGCGCGCTCGATGTCGAGGTGGTCGAGGGCCGCAGCATCGGCCGCGTTCGTGGTTCGAAGAAGCAGACTTATACGGCCGGCGTGGTCTGCGCCAAGGTCGCCCGCTATGCCGAGCGCATCCATCATCCCGAAAGGGTGATGTACCCGATGCGCCGCACTGGACCGAAGGGCTCCGGCCAGTTCGCGCGGATTTCCTGGGATGAGGCGCTCGACGAGATCGCCGATCGCTTCAATCAGGCCGAGCGCGCATTCGGCGCGGAGTCGGTCTGGCCCTACTACTACGCCGGCACGATGGGCCTGGTGATGCGCGACGGCCTCAACCGCCTCACCCACGTGAAAAAATATTCGCGCTTCTACCAGACCATCTGCGCCAATGTCGGGCGCATCGGCTTTGCAATCGGCACCGGCAAGATCGCGGGCGTCGATCCGCGCGAGATGGCCCTGTCCGACCTCGTCGTGATCTGGGGCACCAACCCCGTCAACACGCAGGTCAACGTGATGACGCATGCCGCGCGTGCGCGCAAGGAGCGCGGCGCGCGGATCGCCGCCGTCGACATCTACGACAACGAGACCATGAAGCAGGCCGATATCAAGATCCTGCTGCGGCCTGGCACCGATGGCGCGTTTGCCTGCGGCGTGATGCATGTGCTGTTCCGCGACGGCTATGCCGACCGCGCCTATTTGGACAAGTACACCGACTGTCCTGCCGAGCTCGAAGCGCATCTGAAGACGCGCAACCCCGAATGGGCGTCGGCAATCTGCGGCGTGCCGGTCGCGGAGATCGAGGCCTTTGCCAAGGCTGTCGGCGAGACCAAACGTACTTTCTTCCGCCTCGGTTACGGCTTCACCCGTTCACGCAACGGCGCGACGCAGATGCATGCCGCGAACTGCATTCCCGCGGTGACCGGCGCCTGGCAGTACGAAGGCGGCGGCGCCTTCTTCAACAATTACGCGCTGTGGCACTTCAACGAATCCGTCATCGAAGGTCATGATGCGCTCGACAAGACGGTCCGCGCGCTCGACCAGTCGCAGGTCGGCCGCATCCTCACCGGCGATCCCGAAGCCCTGCTCGGCAAGGGGCCGGTGAAGGCGATGCTGATCCAGAACACCAATCCAATGACGGTGGCGCCGGAGCAGGCGCTGGTCCGAAAGGGCTTCGCGCGCGAGGACCTGTTCGTCGCGGTGCATGAGCAGTTCATGACCGAGACCGCTGAGATGGCCGACATCGTCCTGCCGGCGACCATGTTCATGGAGCATGACGACCTCTACTACGGCGGCGGCCATCAGCACATCTCGGTCGGCCCCAAGCTGATCGACCCGCCCGGCGAGTGCCGCTCCAACCATGAGGTGCTGCAGGCGCTGGCGCCGCGGCTTGGTGCGAAGCATCCGGGCTTCGAGATGACGCCGCGCGAGTTGATCGATACGACGCTGAAGCTGAGCGATCATGGCGACATCGCCGGTCTCGAGGCCGATCTCTGGCGCGATCTGCAGCCCGACTTCCGCACCTCGCATTATCTCGATGGCTTTGCGCATCCGGACAAGAAATTCCACTTCAAGGCCGATTGGGCGCATCCGCCGTTCGGCCAGACCATGGGCGATTCCGACAAGATGCCCTCGCTTCCGGATCATTGGGCAGTCATCGAGCACAGCGATCAGACTCATCCGTTCCGGCTCGCGACCAGCCCCTCGCGCAGCTTCCTCAACACAACCTTCAACGAGACCCCGTCCTCGCAGGCGCGCGAAGGCAAGGCGAGCGTGATGATCCATCCGCTGGATGCCGCGGCGCTCGACATCGCCGATGGCGACGCGGTGACGCTGGGGAATACCCGCGGCGAGACCACGCTGATCGCTACGCTGTTCGAGGGCGTGCGGCGCGGCGTGCTGATCGCGGAATCCGTGCATCCGAACAAGGATCATATCGGCGGCCGCGGCATCAACGTGCTGACCGGCGCTGATACGATCGCGCCGATCGGCGGCGCTGCGTTCCACGACAACAAGGTCTGGATCCGGAAAGCGGTCGCCGCCTGA